Genomic DNA from Carnobacterium divergens DSM 20623:
ACACCCATTCAAGAAAAATAGCAAGTATTTTCGCTTATTATTTGTAAGCTTATTTTTTCAGTTCATTTTTAGTCATCTTTAGTTGCGCAACAATCATGATACTGATAATAATCAGTAGATACCAACTTGTTATTTTCCCAAGATGTACGAAGCGCCATTGTTTTAATTGATCTGGATAAGCCCACGCACCAAAAAAACTGGCAATATTTTCTGCTACCCAGATAAAGAAGGCAATGCATAGAAAAGAAAAGCTTAGCGGCATTTTCAGGCGACTTTCACCGACTGTAAAATACACCCATGTAGGATAAAATAAATAAAATACTGCTACAATTAAAAACCAACGCAAATCAACCATAAAATGGTGGGTAAAAAAATTCAGATAAATCAGGCTGCATAATAAAATAACTACTTTAGTATTTGGCCACGTACTCATTTTCAAATCAAAAACCTTCCATGCTTTACAAATATAGCTCCCTATACTTGAATACATAAAACCACTGTACAATGGCACACCACCAATCTTCCAAAAACCAGCACCTGGATAACTCCATGATCCAAATTGAACTTTGTAAATTTCTAATACTAATCCAATAATGTGAAATAACATAATAACCTTTAATTCATCCTTGGTTTCTAATTTAAAATAAAGCAGTGTGATTTGTGTAAAGATACAAATTAGCAACAACAGATCGTATCGAGGAATCATTCCAATTGATATGTATTTCGTTAGTCCAAGTGATATAACAATAATTATCGGAAATAAACAACACTGTATTTGCTGATAAGTAAACTGTAAAATCCCTTTAACAACCTTCATATGCCCACTTCCTTCGCTTCTATTTTCGCGTTTTATTCTAAAGAAAGAACTAAGAGAAAACTAAATTTAGGATAAATTCAAAAAAAATTCACACTTTTTTTACATATTCGTACCAATTTAATCATTATTTCGTCATATTTATTGCTTATACTATCTTTATAATCAAACAACAACCAACTTTTTTATTTTTTCATTCTTTACTCCTCCAAAGTAAAGAACCAACTCCTTTTAGTCATCTGATTTAATTCAGGTGGCTTTTTTTTTAATAAAAAAAACTTCCCTAAAGAAGGGAAGTTTTTAGTTTATTTATTTAAACCAACTCGATCAAAAATTGTATCAACATTCTTTAAATGGTAATGATAGTCAAATGCATCATCTAAATCTTCCATTGATAGAATCGACATAATTTCAGCATCTTCTTCTAATAATGGACGGAATGGTACTTGATTGTCCCATGAAATAGCTGTTTTAGGTTGAACTAAATCATAGGCTCCTTCACGGCTCATTCCTTTGTCAATCAATTTCAACAATACTCGTTGACTGTAAATCAAACCAAATGTTGCATCCATATTGCGTTTCATATTTTCAGGGAAAACTGTCAATTTTTTCACAATATTGCCAAAACGGTTTAACATATAATCTAATAAAATCGTTGCATCAGGTAAAATAATCCGTTCTGCAGATGAATGTGAAATGTCACGTTCATGCCACAACGTTACGTTTTCATAAGCAGTTACCATATGTCCTCGAATCACACGAGCTAAGCCGCTCATATTTTCTGAACCAATTGGGTTACGCTTATGAGGCATTGCTGATGAACCTTTTTGACCTTTTGCAAAAAATTCTTCTACTTCGCGAGTTTCAGATTTTTGCAAACCGCGAATTTCAGTGGCAAATTTTTCGATACTTGTTGCAATTAATGCAATCGAAGACAAGTATTCTGCATGTAAATCACGAGGCAATACTTGAGTTGAGATTTCTTGCGCTCTTATCCCTAATTTATCACATACATATTCCTCAACAAAGGGAGAAATATTCGCAAAGGTTCCAACAGCGCCACTAATTTTCCCAGCTTCAACACCTTTTGCAGCATGTTCAAAGCGTTCAATATTGCGTTTCATTTCGGAATACCATAAAGCTAATTTCAAGCCAAAAGTTGTTGGTTCAGCGTGGACTCCGTGAGTTCTTCCCATCATAACAGTCATTTTATGTTCTTTCGCTTTTTCACCAATAATCGTTAAGAAGTTAGTCAAATCTTGACGAAGAACATCATTCACTTGTTTTAATTGATAACCGTAAGCTGTGTCGACAACGTCTGTACTTGTCAAACCATAATGAACCCATTTACGTTCTTCCCCAAGTGACTCTGAAACTGCACGGGTAAAGGCTACCACATCGTGTCTTGTTTCTTGCTCAATTTCTAAAATTCTCGCTACGTCGAAACGAGCATTTTTACGAATTTTTTCTACATCAGCTTTTGGAATGTCTCCTAGTTCCGCCCATGCCTCGTCTGCTAATATTTCGACTTCTAGCCAAGTATCATAACGGTTTTCATCTGTCCATAATTTACCCATTTCCGGTCTTGTATAACGTTCTATCATTGTTTAATTCGCTCCTATTCCCAAATTCCAGTATCTTCGATGGTTTCTAATGTTCGTTCAATGTCTTTTGTTAAAATCGTGATATGTCCCATTTTACGGCCTAGTTTTGCAATTCCTTTTCCGTAATAGTGGAAATGCCAATCTGGTTTTAATAAAATTTGAAATAACGATTCTTCAATTTGTTCTCCTAATACATTCACCATTACTGCTGGTGAAAGCAATTCAACTTGGGGCAATGGCCATCCACAAATTGCGCGAATGTGTGCATCAAATTGTGAAAATGTACAAGCTTCAATTGAATAATGTCCCGAATTGTGTGGACGAGGCGCTAGTTCGTTAACATAGAGTGTTCCCGTTGAAGTTAAAAATAACTCAATGCCTAAGACCCCCACTAGTTCTAACTTTTCTGCAATCACAATCGCGACGCGTTTAACTTCTTCTGCAACGTCTAAAGGAATTCTTGCTGGAGCAATCGTTTCATGTAAAATATTTTTACGATGCAAGTTTTCTACAACTGGAAATACGGTAATTTCTTCTGCTTCGTTTCGCGCCACCATAACGGAACACTCACGTTCAAAAGGAATCCATGCTTCTAGCACACAAATGCCTGTTTGTAGTAAAAATTCACATTTTGGAATGTCTTCTTCGCTATATAAAACGACTTGTCCCTTGCCATCATATCCGCCACGAATGGTTTTTAAAACACAAGGAAATCCAATACTATCAATAGCTAAACGAATATCTTCTAAATCAATAATTGTCGCATAAGGTGCAATATTGATATTATTTTCTTCTAGATACGCTTTTTCTAATAAACGATCTTGTGTAATAGATAATAAATCGCTACCTTGTGGAACTTTCACAATAGATTCAATTTTGCTTAATGCGTCTACGTCAACATTTTCAAATTCATAGGTAATAACATCACACTTTAAAGCTAACTCCATTAATGCTTCTGCATCGTTATATTTTGCTATAATTTGCCAGTCTGCTACTTGAGCGGTTGGACAGTTGGCTTCTGGATCTAAGACTCCTACTCGATAACCCATTTCTTTAGCTGATAAGGTCATCATACGCCCAAGTTGTCCTCCACCAATGATTCCGATTGTTTTTCCTGGAACGATCAGATTAGACAAGTTCATCACTACTTTCCATTGCTTTTTCTTTTATTTCTTTTCTTCTCTTATTTAGTTTATCAGTAATTGCCTCATCTGTCATTGACAACATTTGTAAAGCTAATAATCCAGCGTTTGTGGCTCCTGGTTTTCCAATCGCAACCGTTGCTACTGGAACACCGGCTGGCATTTGTACAATTGAAAGAAGGGAGTCCATTCCTTTTAAACTTTTTGATTCAATTGGGACTCCGATTACAGGTAAAGTTGTTTTTGCCGCCACCATTCCTGGTAGATGAGCCGCACCTCCTGCACCAGCAATAATTACTTTAATCCCCTTAGAACGAGCCGTTTTTGCAAATTCAAACATATAGTCGGGTGTTCGATGAGCGGAAACCACTTTCTTTTCATACGGAACCTTAAATTCATCTAAAATTTTGCACGCGTATTGCATTGTTTCCCAGTCGGAAGTACTTCCCATGATAACAGCGACTTCATTGATCAACTTATTTCCCCCTCATCCAATCTCTTCTCTTTGATTTTAACAAGGCCATGTAAAGGAGTCAATTATTATCGAATATTATATCTAATTTTTAATAAATCGTTCGCTTTTAAGCTTATTTTATGTTTTGATAATATTTTGCTAACTCGTTTATTCTATTTTCAACTATTTTTTTTAATGCTGGAGGCCTAATAGCCAAAATAGTCTCTCCATATCGTAATAAATAATTAGCAATAAAAGGCTCTTCATGCTGTTGGTAGCTTCCCTTAATTATAATTTTATCGGTTTCAATCAGCTTCATAGATGGGTAATTTTCTTTGTAAAATAGATCCTTAGCTTGTTCTTTTATCTCGACTTCAAAATCTGTTCCTAATTTCGTCTGTTGGTGAATAGATAACTGTAATAAGTCTTCTGAAAGAAACGATGGAGGGCTATTTTCTACATCAAAACTAGTTATTTTATCACCTCTAAAAACAATCATGCGCTTTGTTTTCAAATTAATTCCACTGACATACCATTGTCCAAATTTAGCCGATATTTTAAAGAATTGGACAGAATAAACTTGTTCCACTTCTCCTTTTAAATAACTAACAGTACACTCATTTCCAGTTAAAATACTTTCTAAAATTTGATCTAAAAAAGAACTCACATTAGGATGAGGGTATGATTCAAAATTTAGAACCTTCTTCATTTTATGAAGATGTTGCCATTGATCTTTCGATAAACATTTTTCAAAGTTTTCATTCAATTTTTTTACACTTAAATGAAATGGTGAGGATTGATACGCTTCTAATGTAAGCATCGCAAAATAAAGAGCATAAATTTCATCAATCGTAAATAAAATTGGCGATAAGAGTCTATTTTGCAAAATACCATATTTCCCATAGCGCCCATACTCAGTATAAATGGGCATTCCCAACTCTTCCAAAGAACGCACATCACGAAGTGCAGTACTTTTGGAAATAGTATAACGCTCCATTAGTTCTTTCAAGTTGAAGAAAGAGCGATCATTCAAGTATCGAATCATATCATTTAACCGTTCTGATTTTTTCATTCTTCTGCTCCTTTAAAAGGTGTCATGTTTTGACCTCTTTATCTACTATACTGAAATCAAGATAATCAATCAACTGAATGAAGCGATTATCAATAAAATAAAAAGGAGTTTTTTAGAATGAATCAAACGTTAGAAATCGGTATTTTTCTTTCAATGAATGGCAAAGCACAAGAGGCAATCACTTTTTACAAAAAACACTTACATGCCAAGGAACAATTTAAAATTACGTATGAGGAAATGGCGGAGCGTGACTCTTCTCTCCTAGTAACCGAAGAAAATAAACAGTTTATTTCTCACTCTGTTTTAACAATTGGCAAAACCAAAGTCATGATTGCTGAAGAAAGCATGAACTTGGAACGCCCTTTTCAAATTGGAAACAATCTTTCTTTATGTATTCAAAGTGCTGATTTGCAACAAATCCAACAATTTTATACTAATTTAGTAAGTGAACCACAAGTAAAGGTGATTGTTCCTTTGTCTAGCAATGCATTTAGTGAGGCTTATGGCGTTATTCAAGATCCTTTTGGGGTTCTTATCCAGCTAAACCATGATGAGCGTTTATAAGCCCTGCTGAACCATCTTTTTTCAACTAAAAAAGTCAGACATTGTTCCATGTCTGACTTCCTTATATAATCATTAATCTTGCATCGCTTTTCTTCTTTTTCGGACTTTTTTTGTCCAAAATCCACCGCTGATGTATTTAGGCTCATAAGAAATGACAAATGCTTTTGGTTCTAATTTATGAATTTCTTTATAGAGAAGTCTTTCGGTTTTACGAGGACTTAATATTTCTAAAATCATCCGCTCACCTTCACGTCCATAGGCATAATTCATCGTTACCCCGTAACCCAAATCTCTTAATTCTTCTGGAACATTGCTTTCCACATCTGGAATAATTACTGTGACCATAATATAACCCAAAGCTAGGTATTCCTCAATTTTAATGCCCACTGCAATTCCGACACCATAACCGATTGCATATGCTGCCAAATTCCAAGGGTTATCCAGACGACTTAAGACCATACTTAGTCCTACAACATAGATGGTAATCTCAAAAACACTAACGATTGGCGCTATTAAACGATACCCTTTCATCGTTAGCATAAACCGAATTGTATTTAGTGTGATATAACAAAAGTTAATCACAAAAATCATGCCAATCATTTTTAAATCAATTCCCATTTTAAAACCTTCTTTCCTTACAACCTCCATGATAAAGAAAAGAAACAAAAAAAACAATGAAAAGAAATCATTCTCTTCACTGTTTTCATTTTTATTTTCCAGTTTCAGCAAATTCACTGCCAACTACTCGACTGGTTTGCTTCAAACTTTTTGGGTTTAAAATTAAATTCAATACAATTGACGTGATACTTGCGACCACAATACCGTTACCAGTAAATAATTGTACCGTTGCAGGAAATTGCTTAAAGATATCAGGAACAACTGTGACCCCAAGTCCCAATCCAATTGACACAGCAACAATTAACAGATTTGCATCTACCATAAAATCAACTTTCACTAACATACGAATGCCTTGAATTGCAACCATACCAAACATAACCAACATGGCTCCACCAAGAACTGGTTCAGGAATAATAGTTGCAATCGCGCCAATCTTAGGTAATAATCCTAATAAAATCAAAAATCCAGCTGAAAAATAAATTGGTTTACGATTTTTAATACCAGACAATTGAACTAGCCCTACATTTTGAGAAAATCCGGTATAGGGGAATGTATTAAAAATTCCACCTAATAAAACAGCTAAACCTTCAGCTCGATAGCCGCGTTTCAAGTCATCTTCGCTAATATCTTTTTCAGTAATTTCACCAAGTGCAAAATAAACACCTGTTGATTCTACCATGCTCACCAGCGAAATAAGAATCATCGTCACGATAGAAGACCATTCAAATGTTGGGGTGCCAAAGTAAAATGGTGTTGGCATATGAAACCAAGAGGCATGTAAAACAGGAGATAGACTTACTAGCCCCATCATTGCAGCTACAATCGTTCCTACCAGTAAACCAATTAAAACGGCGATTGATCGCATAAATCCAACTCCATAAACTTGTATACCCAAAATAACAGCTACTGTTAAAAAGGATAGAATTAAAAATTGACTGTCTCCAAAATTTGGAGCTGTTTTTAATCCGCCACCCATTTTTTCAATCGCAACAGGAATCAAGGTTAAACCAATTACAGTAATTACCGTTCCGGTTACAACCGGTGGAAAAAATCGTTTTATTTTTGAAAAAATACCAGAAATTAACAAAATAAAAATTCCTGCAACAATGATTGAGCCATACATTGCGCTAATTCCTTGGTTAGAACCAATCAAGATTAGTGGGGATACTGCTTGAATTGCACAACCCAATACAACCGGCAGTCCAATTCCAAAAAATTTATTAACTGTTAATTGTAGAAGCGTCGCGACACCACACATAAAAATATCAATGGAAACTAAATACGTCATTTGCGTTTCATTAAAACCTAACGCTCCACCTATTAAAAGAGGTACAATAACCGCTCCAGCATACATAGCTAAAACATGTTGTAATCCTAAAGCTGCTGCTTTTCCATTAGATAACACGATTACGCTTCCTCCTCTTTCACAAAGGTTACTTTGCCATCCACAAATGCTTCAATTCGAGCAAGTGATGCAATATCAACACCACTTTCTTCAACAATTTGACGACCCTTTTGGAAAGACTTTTCAATGACGATTCCCATACCGCTTACCTTCGCACCTGCTTGTTTACAAATATCAATCAAGCCAATTGCAGCTTGTCCATTTGCTAGAAAATCATCAATCAATAACACATTATCAGAAGCATCTAAAAAGTTTTTTGACACTGCAATTTCGTTTGTAACGTTTTTTGTAAAAGAATAAACACTCGCACTGTATAAATTATCTGTTAATGTTAAACTTTTATGTTTTCTTGCAAAAATAACAGGAACTTCCATTTTAAGTCCTGCAAATACTGCTGGAGCGATACCAGAAGACTCGATAGTAATTATTTTGTTGATTCCTCGGCCTTTAAAAATACGTGCAAATTCATTGCCAATTTCTTGCATCAATACTGGATCAATTTGATGATTTAAAAAATTGTCTACTTTCAATACATCTTCCCCAAGGACAACGCCATCTGTTAAAATACGGTCTTCTAATAATTTCATGTTTGATAAACTCCTTTTTTTGTTAAATCGCCTAAATTTAGTGCTTAAATTAAAAAAAATAAAAACTGTGTCTTTCCTTTGCTTTTTTTTACCAAAGCAAAGAAAAAACACAGTCAAACTGTTCATTCATTTCTTTACTTATAGTCCAGTAATTTACGGTTCTGGGTAGATACTCGCCAACCTTATTTTGGCTATTATATAAGTTTTTATTGAAGGATGTTCCTCAAAAGACCAACAATCCAATTTTATTTTAATGATTTAAACCAGTAAATATAGGATTTCTATTTCTATTAAATTAACACACAAACCCTAAAAGAGCAACACTAATTTGATGAAAACCAGCTGAAAACGTTCTCTTTGGAGAATGATTAAAAACAAGACATTAAAAAAATGTCTTGTTTTAATATTCGCCTTTATCAAAGATACTTCGTCCCTTCTCGAACAGCTAGTGAACTTAAATTAGGAGTTTCTAAAATAAACTTTCTTACCCAAGCTGGGTTGCTTTTACTATAATCTCTAAGTGACCAGCCGATTGCTTTTTGAATAAAAAATTCATTCGTATCTATCTCTTGAACAATTGCTGCTTGCAGATAATTTGTTTGTGTTTTTTCCTTGTATCCTAGCTGCAAATTGATTGCCACTCGTCTATTCCAAAAATTTTCACTTGTTGTAAAATGCTGAAATACTAAATCAAATTTTTCAGGATTTACTAAACACCATCTTGAAATAACTGCTCTTAATGAATCGACAGAATCCCACCATGCCTTTTCCGTCACTAAGTAAAATAATGGAGCAAACTCTTCATAGCTGAGTCGCTTAATGTTTTGTTGCAATAAATCGATTGCAATATACTGGTATTCACGACTTTCTAGCGCATAGTAGCGTTTAACTTCTGATAAAACTTCTTGAATTGGCCAAGTTTTACTTTCTTTTAACATCTCTTTAGATTGGATTTTTCTAAGAGGTGCACTTATCCCTGCAAATGGGAACTGATTTTTCATGTATTTCGCCATCGCTTCTTGCTTGGCTGAATTTTGAGTCAATACAACTTTTATCATGCTTGCTCTCCTTTTGAATAGGGAAAAGCAGCTACCTTAGAAAAGATAACTGCTTTTGTTATTTTTTAATACATACCTTCAAGAACAGGACGCATTCTTGAAATAACATCTCGACTCGTTCCGCCTTCTAACATCGCTACTAATAAATAATTGTTATTGTCAGCGTCAAAGGCTAGTAAGAACGCATTTTCGTCTCCTTTAGTGTCTTGCTTTTCTTTTAATTCAGCGGTTCCGGTTTTAGCGGCAATTTGATGCCCTGGAATAGCTAACGTATGAGCTGTTCCTTGTGGGGAATTTACTGTCTCAATTAACGCATCTTTTACAATTGTTGCTGATTTATCCGTAATCGCTTGTTTTGATTCAGCTGTTTTTTGATCGGATAGTAATTTTGGATACCTAATTTGACCGTTGTCTGCAAAAGGCGTGTAAGATACTGCTTGTTGGATTGGGCTCATTAGCAATTGACCTTGTCCGTATGCTGTATCTGCCAATAAGATATCGCTATTAAGGCCTTTTTTATTGGCTACTTGTGCTGGATCCATCGCAATTGGCAAGTCTAACGTTTCACCAAAAATAAATTTGTTTAACCCTTTTTCAAAGGTTTCTTTTCCCATTGCTAAACCTTCTTGGGCAAAATAAATATTATCAGAATAAACAAGGGCTTGTGTCATGTTAACAGTTGGCACGTCGCTTACTCGTGTGACAAAATAATCTCCCCAAGAGGAATCTTTTTGCCATTTTAGGCCACTAATATCATGGGTTTTATCTGGTGTAGTGATTCCTGCATCTAACCCAATTCCTGCAGTAATTGTTTTGAACGTCGAACCTGGCGCATAATTGCTAGCGTATCTAGCTAAGAATGGTAAATTTTTGTCATTTGCATATTGGTCGTATTCTGCTGACGAAATGCCACTTGTCATTAAATTTGCGTCATAAGATGGACTACTTACTAAAGCCATCAATGAACCATCCGTTGGATTCATCATTACTGCTGAGCCTTTTTGACCTTGAATTTGATCGTAGGCTTGCTTTTGAATCTTGCTATCGATTGTCAAGGTGATTGTTTTCCCTTCGACTTTATCCACTTCTTGAAGAACTGCTTTTAAATTTTGGTCTTTATCGTTGATAACGATGCGTCCACCATTTTTACCACGTAATTCTTTATCTTTAGCTGCTTCCAAGCCAGATTTCCCAATAATATCTCCAGCATTTAAGGATTTATTTTTTTCAATGTCTTCTGCTGAAACTTCTCCGACATAACCAATTAAATGGGCAGCTGCTTCGTTAAGAGGATAATTTCTCATTTCTCTTAATGTATATTGGACACCTGGAATAACCGGCGTATCTCCTGCTTTCATCACTTTAATTGGAACTAATAGCTCAGGTTTTACCCAGCTTGCACCTAATTTTTTTTCAATCGTTTCAACTGGTACACTAAGCTTTTCACTAATAGTCTTAATTGCTTCGGTTTTCGCATCGCCTTCGCCTAAATCATTTGGGACGATACCCGCTTCTGGGATTTTTTTAAGATTGGCTAAAGGCTCTCCATTTTTATCGAGAATTTCTCCACGAGTAGCGGTTGTTGTGGTCACACTGATTTTATCCGTTGCTTCCATTTTAGAAAAAATCAAATGGGCATCCCAGTCTACTAAATAATCATCTCCAGCTTTGGTTAACTTCGCTTCATGTTTTTCTGGTTTCAATTCACCTAAACTGGTAGTAACATTCATTGTGTAGCTCATTTTATATTCTTTATTTTTTGTAACAGGTTCAACTTTTAACTCTTTGATTTCAATATTGCTAGCTCCAATACCATCAAAAATAGTTGTGTATTTATCCATCAAACTTTCTTTTGTATAATCCACTGCTTTTAAAGATTGAGGAGATACTAGTTGGCTGACTTTTTTAAAATTTTGTTTTTTTAAAGCGGTTGTAAATTCTTTAGCGGCATCATTAGCTGCATTTTCATCTTTGTGACTATTGCTCCAAAAATAATAACTTGTTCCTCCAATAATAGCAACTACCAAAACAACTGCACCAATAATCAATCCTAGTTTAGTTGGCTTTTTTTCTTGACTACGAGACTCTCCCAAAACCATCAACTTCCTTTCAATTTAAAGCACTCTCTATTTTATTATATGCCAACAAAATAGGGAATGATAGTAAAAAATTTGTTAAGAAATAAAAAAATCAGAGTAGAATTTGTACTTCTTCCTCTAATTTTTCATATTTTTAATTTAATTTAACTGCTGTACCGCTACAAGTTACCATCAACATTCCATTATCAGCACCTAATACTTCGTAATCCATCTTCACTCCAATAACAGCATCGGCTCCCATTGTTTTAGCTCGTTCTTCCATTTCTTTCAACGCTTCAGTACGAGCATTTAGTAACTCGTTCTCATATCCTTGTGAGCGTCCACCAAAAATATTGCGAAGGCCTGCTCCCATATCTTTTAGCATATTGATACCTGAAATCACCTCACCAAATACGATGCCTTCATAGCTTTTGATTGTTTTATTTTCTACTGAATTAGTTGTTGTAATAATCATCTTCTCTTCCTCCTTTTGATTTATTCTTGAAACTGGGCTTCCTCTTTATCACGATAGTTTTCCATTTTTTTACTAAATAAAACACCATTTGATGGTGGCGTATAGGTGATAGCATTTGCACCGGCTTCAATTGTTTCAATAATAGATTCTTCGGTAGGTCCACCAGTGGCGATTATGGCAATATCGGGGAAATCTTTGCGTATTTTTTTCACCATTTTTGCTGTATGCGCACCACCACTGACATTTAAAATACTGATTCCAGCATTCATTTTTTCTTGAATATCTGTAAATTCTGAAACGATGGTTCCAATAATTGGAATATCGATATTATCACTGATCTCTTTAATCGTACTTGTAGGTGTTGGCGCGTTCACTACGACGCCTAATGAGCCTTGTGCTTCAGCAAATAAACTGATATTCGCTGATCGTTTCCCATGAGTAAGTCCACCACCTACTCCTGAAAAAACAGGAATATTGGCTGCTAAGGTAATGCTTTGAATAATCGCTGGGTGAGGTGTAAAAGGATAAACAGCTATCACTGCATCTGCATCATTGTTGCAAATAATCGCTATATCTGTTGTAAAAATAATAGATCGAATCAGTTTTCCAAAAATACGAATCCCACTTGCCTGACTAATAGACTTCGGAACAGTAATAATATCTTTTCGTAAATCCGTTGTAATTGTCGGAATCGTTTGTTCTTGTTTACCTTTCATTGTATCACTCCTTCGTAGCTCTATTTTACTTGTTTTACAAAAAAGAAGCTATTGAAAAACCATAAAAAAATAAATTTTTATGGTCCTTTTTGGTCATACTGATCAAGTTTGTATTGTTGAATCAATTCAATTAATTTAGCTGGGTAGTCTGGGTCTGTTGCATAACCCGATGCTTGTAAAGCATGTGCAGCCTCTTGATAATTTTTAGCAGCTCTAACAGTCGCATATTGATCTGCATTCCAAGTTGTTCCATTAACAAAGAGTTTTGCGTGATCTTCCATTGACTCTTTCCAGTCTTCATACTTTCTGAAGCGTGCGTTGATTTCAATCCATTGGCCATTTTCA
This window encodes:
- the purE gene encoding 5-(carboxyamino)imidazole ribonucleotide mutase; its protein translation is MINEVAVIMGSTSDWETMQYACKILDEFKVPYEKKVVSAHRTPDYMFEFAKTARSKGIKVIIAGAGGAAHLPGMVAAKTTLPVIGVPIESKSLKGMDSLLSIVQMPAGVPVATVAIGKPGATNAGLLALQMLSMTDEAITDKLNKRRKEIKEKAMESSDELV
- a CDS encoding nucleobase:cation symporter-2 family protein, whose protein sequence is MYAGAVIVPLLIGGALGFNETQMTYLVSIDIFMCGVATLLQLTVNKFFGIGLPVVLGCAIQAVSPLILIGSNQGISAMYGSIIVAGIFILLISGIFSKIKRFFPPVVTGTVITVIGLTLIPVAIEKMGGGLKTAPNFGDSQFLILSFLTVAVILGIQVYGVGFMRSIAVLIGLLVGTIVAAMMGLVSLSPVLHASWFHMPTPFYFGTPTFEWSSIVTMILISLVSMVESTGVYFALGEITEKDISEDDLKRGYRAEGLAVLLGGIFNTFPYTGFSQNVGLVQLSGIKNRKPIYFSAGFLILLGLLPKIGAIATIIPEPVLGGAMLVMFGMVAIQGIRMLVKVDFMVDANLLIVAVSIGLGLGVTVVPDIFKQFPATVQLFTGNGIVVASITSIVLNLILNPKSLKQTSRVVGSEFAETGK
- a CDS encoding VOC family protein, encoding MNQTLEIGIFLSMNGKAQEAITFYKKHLHAKEQFKITYEEMAERDSSLLVTEENKQFISHSVLTIGKTKVMIAEESMNLERPFQIGNNLSLCIQSADLQQIQQFYTNLVSEPQVKVIVPLSSNAFSEAYGVIQDPFGVLIQLNHDERL
- the purB gene encoding adenylosuccinate lyase, translated to MIERYTRPEMGKLWTDENRYDTWLEVEILADEAWAELGDIPKADVEKIRKNARFDVARILEIEQETRHDVVAFTRAVSESLGEERKWVHYGLTSTDVVDTAYGYQLKQVNDVLRQDLTNFLTIIGEKAKEHKMTVMMGRTHGVHAEPTTFGLKLALWYSEMKRNIERFEHAAKGVEAGKISGAVGTFANISPFVEEYVCDKLGIRAQEISTQVLPRDLHAEYLSSIALIATSIEKFATEIRGLQKSETREVEEFFAKGQKGSSAMPHKRNPIGSENMSGLARVIRGHMVTAYENVTLWHERDISHSSAERIILPDATILLDYMLNRFGNIVKKLTVFPENMKRNMDATFGLIYSQRVLLKLIDKGMSREGAYDLVQPKTAISWDNQVPFRPLLEEDAEIMSILSMEDLDDAFDYHYHLKNVDTIFDRVGLNK
- the purK gene encoding 5-(carboxyamino)imidazole ribonucleotide synthase produces the protein MNLSNLIVPGKTIGIIGGGQLGRMMTLSAKEMGYRVGVLDPEANCPTAQVADWQIIAKYNDAEALMELALKCDVITYEFENVDVDALSKIESIVKVPQGSDLLSITQDRLLEKAYLEENNINIAPYATIIDLEDIRLAIDSIGFPCVLKTIRGGYDGKGQVVLYSEEDIPKCEFLLQTGICVLEAWIPFERECSVMVARNEAEEITVFPVVENLHRKNILHETIAPARIPLDVAEEVKRVAIVIAEKLELVGVLGIELFLTSTGTLYVNELAPRPHNSGHYSIEACTFSQFDAHIRAICGWPLPQVELLSPAVMVNVLGEQIEESLFQILLKPDWHFHYYGKGIAKLGRKMGHITILTKDIERTLETIEDTGIWE
- a CDS encoding DUF2179 domain-containing protein, with product MGIDLKMIGMIFVINFCYITLNTIRFMLTMKGYRLIAPIVSVFEITIYVVGLSMVLSRLDNPWNLAAYAIGYGVGIAVGIKIEEYLALGYIMVTVIIPDVESNVPEELRDLGYGVTMNYAYGREGERMILEILSPRKTERLLYKEIHKLEPKAFVISYEPKYISGGFWTKKVRKRRKAMQD
- a CDS encoding DUF817 domain-containing protein, coding for MKVVKGILQFTYQQIQCCLFPIIIVISLGLTKYISIGMIPRYDLLLLICIFTQITLLYFKLETKDELKVIMLFHIIGLVLEIYKVQFGSWSYPGAGFWKIGGVPLYSGFMYSSIGSYICKAWKVFDLKMSTWPNTKVVILLCSLIYLNFFTHHFMVDLRWFLIVAVFYLFYPTWVYFTVGESRLKMPLSFSFLCIAFFIWVAENIASFFGAWAYPDQLKQWRFVHLGKITSWYLLIIISIMIVAQLKMTKNELKK
- a CDS encoding xanthine phosphoribosyltransferase yields the protein MKLLEDRILTDGVVLGEDVLKVDNFLNHQIDPVLMQEIGNEFARIFKGRGINKIITIESSGIAPAVFAGLKMEVPVIFARKHKSLTLTDNLYSASVYSFTKNVTNEIAVSKNFLDASDNVLLIDDFLANGQAAIGLIDICKQAGAKVSGMGIVIEKSFQKGRQIVEESGVDIASLARIEAFVDGKVTFVKEEEA
- a CDS encoding helix-turn-helix transcriptional regulator, producing the protein MKKSERLNDMIRYLNDRSFFNLKELMERYTISKSTALRDVRSLEELGMPIYTEYGRYGKYGILQNRLLSPILFTIDEIYALYFAMLTLEAYQSSPFHLSVKKLNENFEKCLSKDQWQHLHKMKKVLNFESYPHPNVSSFLDQILESILTGNECTVSYLKGEVEQVYSVQFFKISAKFGQWYVSGINLKTKRMIVFRGDKITSFDVENSPPSFLSEDLLQLSIHQQTKLGTDFEVEIKEQAKDLFYKENYPSMKLIETDKIIIKGSYQQHEEPFIANYLLRYGETILAIRPPALKKIVENRINELAKYYQNIK